The following DNA comes from Silene latifolia isolate original U9 population unplaced genomic scaffold, ASM4854445v1 scaffold_348, whole genome shotgun sequence.
TCAATGAAGCCATGTCTTTACATATATCATTTTGTGACAGATACCTTTCATATGTCATGGATGTGGCCACGCCTACAGCTGACTGCCTCTCTCTTGTGCACGATTTGCTTTATCCTGTGGTAATGAAGGGCCACACCAAGAGCACATTAAGCCATCAGGAGGTATGTTTGGTTTTTTGTTGGGTGAAACTGATTATCTTGTAATAAATTTATTGTTGATCactttactcataaaatcaaaGTTGCCCCTTACACTCTTAGTTTTATATTGCCAACGCTGATACTTTAATGTTAAACATTTTATGATTGGCTGTGATACTATTTTTAGTGAACCTTTCTATATCATTAGTGATAGTTTTACATTAATTGTGAAGTAGACTTTATATGCTCATTATCTTCTCTACctaatttataataaatgttttactTTGGGTAAATTCTTCTTGTTAGAATCGCATCCTAGGAGAAGTTGAGGACCAAATCGAACAGATCCTAGCTCTTGCATTTGAGAACTACAAATCATTGGATGAAATGGTGCCTTCAGGAATCATAGATGTCTTTCGCCCTGCAACTGGGTGTGCGGCTCCTGCATTGCAACCTGCTGTTAGACTTTACACTCTACTTCATGATATTTTGTCCCCTGAGGCACAAAATAAACTATGCAGGCACTTTCAGGTTGAACATCTTTTATTTATGACACTTCAAGCACTTTGGCTGTTTGGATATTCCACTAACGGATAGTATTGTTTCAGGCTGCTGCGAAAAAGCGGTCTAAGAGACATTTGACCGAGACCGATGAATTTGTTAGTAACGGTGGTGAAGGAAATTTTTTGGATCACATAACCATGTCCACCGCATACCAGAAAATGAAGACTCTTTGCTTGAATATCAGTAACGAAGTTTCCACTGATATAGAAATCCATAACCAGCACATACTTCCCAGGTACCTTAAAAGTCATGAATACTCTCTTAAGTAAGGCTACAATGTTCATCCGCCTGCACTCTCCAATCACTTGGCATATATACCCTTCCGCTTGTCGTTTTCTAGCATTTGTGGGCATATGTTAATGTAGTGAATCCAACCGAATGAGGGTGTATTGAAATATCCATTAATGGTAGGTCACTGTTACATTCTTAAAAACCGAAAGCAAAGAATTTGATGGGAAGAATTTAGGGGTGAGTGTCTTAGGGAGTAgacttgtatttttttttttgcaaggtcATTTGCAGTCAACTAAGTATGACCTGTGTGATTACTAAACTGTTTTTACATCTTGCTCTCTGTGCAATGCAATTCACCAAAGTGTTTTGCGCATATCCAACTGCCCATTCTTTTACAGAGAAGGCGTGACTAAGATTCTAATAGTAAGCCAAACTTTGTTTGCAGTTTTGTAGACCTTCCAAATCTCTCTGCATCTATATACAGCGTGGAACTTTGTTCACGAATACGTGAGTTCCTAATTGCATGTCCTCCTTCTGGTCCACTGCCGCATGTTGCTGAACTTCTGATAGCAACGGCAGACTTCCAAAGAGACCTTGTCAGCTGGAACATCAAGTAAGAATCATGCTCCCATATATTTGTTATTTGCTGTCTTTTGATGATGAACACTCACACACTTATTTCATTCACTTTTAGTCCAATCAAAGGTGGAGTAGATGCAAAAGAATTGTTCCACTTATATATTGTTGTTTGGATTCAAGATAAGCGTCTTGCGCTTCTCGAGACCTGTAAGCTGGACAAGGTAATCACATTGACCTTTTCTGTATTACGGTTTTAGTAAAAATGTGTCCCTTGCTTCCATGTTCTTATGCTGCTTGAAAACTCTCCTTTATATGCACTATATGCTCAACATGTACGACATGTTCCCAACTTCCCATACTCAAGGATCTGAATGATTTCTACGTGCAGGTCAAATGGTCTGGGGTACGAACGCAACACTCAACAACCCCTTTTGTTGATGAAATGTACGACCGGTTGAAAGACACTTTGAATGATTACGAGGTCATCATAAGCCGCTGGCCAGAGTATAGCTTCGCACTGGAAAATGTACATTTCTGAATCTTTGTTGATCTCTTAACCATGATTTCTTAGTGCAGAATCTTGCGGCCTTGGTACCAGTAGTCCAGTACTGTAAATCATGGACATGGCTGTCATTACCTTGTTTTATGTATCTCTAACTTTGTCATGGTGTGAATCTTTGTTCAGGCGGTTGCTGATATAGAAAAGGCTATTGTGGAGGCTTTAGACCGACAGTATTCTGATGTACTGGCACCTTTAAAAGAAAATCTTGCACCAAAGAAGTTTGGTCTCAAGTACGTCCAGAAATTGACAAAACGATCTGTGCCTGCTTATGTGGTTCCCGATGAGGTAATCTACTGTTCAATTGGGTAAATTGGTGAGTGTATATGATTTGTAGCTGATTTTTTCTCGTTTATTTTCCAGGTTGGTATTCTGTTAAATTCAGTGAAGAGAATGCTCGATGTTTTGCGACCCAAGGTAGAAACCCAATTCAAATCATGGGGTTCGTGTATCCCGAACATTGGCAACCAAATCCCAGGGGAGCGTTTAAGTGAGGTTACGGTCATGTTGAGAGCAAAGTTCAGAAACTACCTTCAAGCCATTGTTGAGAAGCTTGTAGAAAATGTGAGAATTTCTTTATTTTGGGGCTATTTTACTGGAATACCAACTGACATGAAAATGTTACTTAACTctcttgacttttttttttttttttcactgtaGACGAAGCTTCAAAATGCTACAAAGATAAAGAAGATTCTCCAAGACTCCAAAGAAAGTGTTGGTGAACCAGATGTCAGAAACAGAATGCAGCCTTTGAAAGAACAGCTGACTAGTACCATCAATCATTTGCACTCGATCTTTGAGACCCATGTCTTCATAGCAATTTGCCGGGGTTTTTGGGACCGAATTGGTCAGGTTAGTGTACTTAAACTCTGGATGAGAATCTATGTATTCCTCATATCAACAGTTGCAATATGGTATTATGGTGTCCTAAGTTTCTTTTATTGTTGACACAGGATGTTCTTAGTTTCTTGGAGAATCGAAAGGAAAATAAATCGTGGTACAAGGGTTCCCGAATTGCTGTTTCTGTGAGTACTTTTTCAGCTCTGACCCATCTTAGAGACACAGACAACATCTAAATTATCTCTTGCAAAGCTTCAGCCGTCTGAATTTATGTCTTAAATCGCGTAGTACAAAATTGTGTTTTTATCTCCCGGGTTGGTCTCAAACAGTTGACGACCCCTTACCTTGCTTTAGGAGGGGGCCTTGGAAGTACTAGTGTGGATAATGTATTCATATTTGAAGTTTTTGTCCTGTTGAGCAATTCCTAATGGCAAATGTTGAAAATACAGGTTCTTGATGATACCTTTGCATCACAGATGCAGCAGGTATTAGGGAATGCTTTACAGGAGAAAGACATTGAGCCACCTAGATCCGTGATGGAAGTACGGTCAATGCTGTGCAAAGATGCCCAGATTCATAAGAGTAACACGTTTTACTACTAAAGATATACTGATCGGAGCTGCCATAGTCTGCTGTCCTGTTAGAAAGAACATTTTTATCATGATCACATTAGACTCTTGTGCAAATGAAGTTGGGTTTTGAAAGAACTCTTGGCTGCTCCGTGAAGTTGAAGTCTGAAGTCACAGTCGAAATAAGAAAAGAATTTTTTTCAAGTCGGGAGAGTTCTCTGCTCTCTTTTGTAGGCTAAGGGAGAAGCAGCGACATGTAAATTGTAGGGACGTTCCTTCCTGACAGTTTTGTCAAATGAGGATTTTATACCGAGATTAAATTGGTTAGTAGAAATTCATTATGTTCATAAAGTTGTTCTGTTGGTTACTGGATATTGAGAAGCTCTGTATGGTGTATAATTTTTCTTATGCAGAAAGGGATAAAATTCAGTAAAATACACTCGTGCATGCCTTGTGATTACTGTGATGTTTTTATCTACCCAAAACTATACTCTGTCCCAATCATTTGCTCACCTTTATTCTCACAAAAAAATAGTAAACATACAGTTGACTGGAGCGGATGAGATGAGAGTGTGAGACCAATCAATTAACACATCTAAAAAAAAAGTGTATTTGAGCAGAGGTTACATGAAATGGTCTCAGAAGATTCAGTTGGATTGAGGATTTCCATTGCAATCCATCAATCTAAAGGCAGATAATTTTTCACAATCAATGGTAAATATTTCCACCCGAAACAACCCTTTAACCCAATGGTAAATATTACCTACATAATTGTATGTAAAGTATGTAAATCACAACTATCCTAGAATAGCGGTAGATAGTTGTTATGTTAGCCTAGAATATCTTTGTCTTATTCCTATTCTTTAGCATAGAATACTGACCATCCTTGTGTATATGATATTGTAAACGTAATTCATCAACGAGTCGAGCAATTATCTAATTCCCAAAACACTCGTGTCCACAGCAGGAAAATAGCAAATGTTACAATACAAATAACTTATTTCGTTGTATCCCTAAATCATTAAAGGTACAGTACAAGTCGTAGCTTAAAAAGGCCTGCCTCTCTGCCACATTATTGAATTACAATGGCATGTTTCAATGGGACTACTCTAGGCTGTGAAATAGAACCAACTGATATGATACGGAGTATATGATATGTGATGTAAGTTGGGAGACATTTACGGCAAATGTAAGACGGGGCGCACTCGGATCTGGAAATCATGCATGACGGTACCAAGTGCAAAGATGGTTTCACTGCCAACAACATATCCCCGAGAGTGACATAGGTTCACATTAAGTAGCATCATGCTGAATGAACTCCTTCATATGAACTAAGGGAACTGATTATAGATTCATACACCTTAATTCCCCTTGAGAACACTTTGTCCTGCAGAAACTGTCAGAATATCTAGTGGTCAGATATTATAAACTAATAAATCACAtttgtagaaaagatggtgacaAAGGATTTGCAATGAAATTATGACACACCTCATTGTGGTCATGCAGCAAGATTGGAGTGTTGTTCATTGGTGAAAACCCTAATGCTGGGATCCCCCTGTATCTTACGAATCTTGCATCTGTTGTTGAAGCTAAAATTTCCGGTTTTGCCAGTTTTCCTCCAACTGCTGTAACAGCTTTGTGAAAGACAGACCACCATGGATTGGTATCATCAGTGGCTGTCATTAATGGGCGGCCCTGATAGTCTCTATTTGGTCCTTTTACGACAATCTTAAAAAATGCAAGGACTCAATGAATAACTAGGCAAAATTTGAGCAAATGTGTTTTCTAGATAAATTGCTCGATGGAAGACCCCATATGTTCGCGGTTATTATTTGAAACTTGATAACTAATAGAGAAAAGAAATGTCATTGGAGGTACGCTAACTTCTTTAAGCACCACACACTATGACTAGTTATGAGCTTTCTTTCATGCAGGAAAACCAAGCAGTCATCTACGACTAATTCTCCAGTTACCCAATAgcaatagcagaatagcagtagcATCAAGCCAACTTTGACCACAGAGACTCGGACAGAAGTCAGATTTTATACTTGAGAATTTACACACTACTTCGTAACGTAAATGTATGTTGTTGGCTATAAAAATTGCAAAGCCCTCACAATCAATGAAAGACCAACATAAGATGACTACAAAATAACTAGGCAAAAGACTAGAATTGTTCACAATGAAGTGAAATGACTAGAATTCCTTCAATGTCACAAGTGGAATCCTAGATACAAACAATTGTAATCTACTATGCAGAATTTACACATGCAGGTTTCCTACATCTCATCATATCAAACAGACTAGAATTGTTCAAATTGAAGTACAATGACCATTTGTGATCGATCCTTCTTAGACGTCACTTCAGGCCCTATTTCAGTTACTGACTATCAACTTCATAATTAACAAAATTCCACACACTACAATATATTATCCAGGAAAAAAAGGTGTAAAATCAAAATCACATTCATAATAACCTGGTAAGTCATGTTCCTGGAAGCAGGAGCCCACTCCTCAATAATTCTTTTTCTAATTAGCTCCGGATCAACAGTTGGGGGAATCCGAATATCAAACCCTGCTTCTGCCTCTGATGGCTGCATATTCATAGCATATCCCTGAAACAAAccaatacatacatacatacatagaTGACCCAGAGCTCAACTtacaatcaaaatttctaacaaccaacaatcaaatgAACATTGGATCAAACAATGACCCAGAGCTCAACTTACATCGCCAGTCCTAATGCCGGCATTCAAGAACACAGGATTAACAGAAACAACCTCAGAATTAGCAGCCAACCCTCTCTTAACCAATTCAAAATGTGCTTCCCTAAACTTACTCATCATCTCAACACTCTTCATCAAATTCTCCATGGCACTATCATCGTACATCCTCGACCCGTGCCCCGGTGGCCCCACTGCCTTGATTGTCACGTGCCATGGCGATCGGTCTGCGTAAAACACCCTAAACTCGTCGTTTGGAGATGCCTgttatcaatatatatatatatatatatatatatatatatatatatatatatatatatatatatatatattagcaTGACACTCTATAATATTCCGTAC
Coding sequences within:
- the LOC141639346 gene encoding uncharacterized protein LOC141639346 isoform X1, with the protein product MYNRIDTLFSIFIFVVTFSPLITSQQQQQQQSQPEPEDDPITRFQTYLRFNTAHPNPNYTGPVSFLKARAHSIGLQSRTLEYAPDKPVLLLTWPGTRPELPSILLNSHMDSVPAEPDKWAHPPFSAVRTSDGRIYARGAQDDKCIAVQYLEAIRNLRERGFNPIRTVHLSFVPEEEIGGFDGAAMFVPSEEFEELNVGFAMDEGQASPNDEFRVFYADRSPWHVTIKAVGPPGHGSRMYDDSAMENLMKSVEMMSKFREAHFELVKRGLAANSEVVSVNPVFLNAGIRTGDGYAMNMQPSEAEAGFDIRIPPTVDPELIRKRIIEEWAPASRNMTYQIVVKGPNRDYQGRPLMTATDDTNPWWSVFHKAVTAVGGKLAKPEILASTTDARFVRYRGIPALGFSPMNNTPILLHDHNEFLQDKVFSRGIKVYESIISSLSSYEGVHSA